Proteins encoded together in one Miscanthus floridulus cultivar M001 chromosome 16, ASM1932011v1, whole genome shotgun sequence window:
- the LOC136510182 gene encoding E3 ubiquitin-protein ligase SINA-like 10, with the protein MESHGRDDDDREEAEQQSGSQDERGSSYYSDDDREEDEQQSGREDERGSSRADESLGGSGADDVVEAGGGVVEQPPAEEGDSDDDNRPIRVVSRAHTLVHRGSTTSTAPAPPAAPAPPESSPPLSDSSSVIRNVTVENSSAFDFSICYLPLKSPIFQCTVGHVVCSPCHDKLGQATSCHVCRIPTPGGYFRCNAMEQVVDSIRVPCPHAAHGCAERLAYHDRDGHARTCAHKPCHCPGEGCGFAGPVQTTLLEHLAAVHGWPCSPRSTTGIRGFYVSFRKGLNIVVVTAGATTITMEKHNTGTVKLGHSYYRRCRRDSDYSTCVQSSQLDVVCTDISNGMPGPSSCFPFLVPRWPAPGGEDDDDIRVTVNYIRGAA; encoded by the exons ATGGAAAGCCACGGCCGAGACGACGACGATCGCGAAGAGGCGGAGCAGCAAAGCGGAAGCCAAGACGAACGTGGCTCATCGTATTATTCCGACGACGACCGCGAAGAGGACGAGCAGCAAAGCGGAAGAGAAGATGAGCGTGGCTCATCACGGGCCGATGAGTCCTTGGGTGGATCTGGTGCCGACGATGTCGTGGAGGCCGGAGGAGGAGTGGTCGAGCAGCCGCCGGCGGAAGAGGGAGACAGCGACGATGACAACAGGCCTATACGCGTCGTGTCACGTGCACACACCCTCGTTCATCGAGGCTCCACCACCTCCActgcgccggcgccgccggcggCACCGGCACCACCAGAATCGTCTCCACCGTTGTCGGATAGCTCCTCGGTGATCAGGAACGTGACGGTGGAGAATTCCTCTGCCTTTGATTTTAGCATCTGTTATCTGCCATTAAAGTCTCCCATCTTCCAG TGCACCGTCGGGCATGTGGTGTGCTCACCGTGCCACGACAAGCTGGGGCAGGCGACCAGCTGCCATGTCTGCCGCATCCCGACCCCCGGCGGCTACTTCCGGTGCAACGCCATGGAGCAGGTGGTGGACTCGATCCGCGTCCCATGCCCGCACGCCGCCCACGGCTGTGCCGAGAGGCTGGCGTACCATGACCGCGACGGCCACGCCCGGACGTGCGCGCACAAGCCGTGCCACTGCCCCGGCGAGGGCTGCGGCTTCGCCGGCCCCGTGCAGACGACGCTCCTGGAGCACTTGGCCGCCGTGCACGGCTGGCCCTGCAGCCCCAGGAGTACCACCGGGATCCGTGGCTTTTACGTCAGCTTTCGCAAGGGCCTCAACATCGTTGTCGTCACCGCCGGCGCCACCACGATCACGATGGAGAAGCA CAACACCGGCACTGTCAAACTCGGGCACTCCTACTACCGGCGGTGCCGCCGGGACTCCGACTACTCCACGTGCGTACAGTCGTCGCAGCTCGATGTCGTGTGCACGGACATCTCCAATGGGATGCCTGGTCCCAGCAGCTGCTTCCCGTTCCTCGTGCCCAGGTGGCCTGCACCAGGAGGCGAAGATGACGACGATATCAGGGTCACGGTCAACTACATCCGCGGCGCGGCCTAG